The genomic interval TCTTAATCAAACATCCCTTTATGCCTCTGAGGCAGCCCTGATTGGCAGAAATGTCATGTTTGCAAACAGTGAAAATTTTTACGCCAATCATACGTTCCATCCAACAAAAAGCTTTGGCTTATTTCTAAAGGTAAACCAATGTATTCCACCAGGGTAACTGTGACACAATGGCTGCAGACAGGTGTGTACTGTCGTTATAATGGCTATTGTTTCAGGTCGGATTAAGTATACTAACAATATGCTTAtatacagtggaacctctaaAGTGGACTTTTTTCATTAATGTTTcagaataaaaatagaaaaagagaGGAATTCAGGTTTGTTATTCCCACAACGctttattgtatacaataattTGGGGATCCTATTCTCCATTATTTCGTGAAAACCTCTCCGTTACATGCTAATATTTGACCAGATAGAAGTTAAGCCTAAGTCTCGAACAATTTTAAGTGTTCTAATGTAATTGATTAAATTCTGAATAATAATTTACCTCATTGTTTGTCTACATCGTAgcattttgaaataattagAGTGAATAATGTCATATGTTACATAACGCAGATTAACAAAATGTCGTATGATACAATTTGACAGCTAACGGGTAAGAAAAATTGTGTTTAATAAATTTAAATCTCTTTTattagaaatacatttttaaacagtATAGTATTTGCCAATGTGTTCAATCACAAATGGGTAAATAAGTATCTCCTGATATAAATGGGATGTTCGGTTTAAATGATTTTctgtggtgaaaaaaaatggaagtaatGTTTCACTTTGAAAGTTCCACTGTTGTGAAATTAGAGGCTGGCCTTTTTTACGGGAATTTCTTTAGGTTGGGAGTGAATTTCACTATAAACTACGAGACTTGGCAGGAAAGGGAACGAAAGTCACTTTCAAGATACAAAAGTCCACCAACTATATCAACAGTTTAGATTTTTCCCTCTTGAAACAGCAAATGTTTCCGTTTGTCTCTATAAATGCATCACAAAGGCCATCCAATCACAAAAGTCATttcaaaaaaaggggggaaggaAAAGGGGAGGGAATAGGATGCAACTCTTTGGGAGTTGGAGGGAGCACGAGTCAAAATGCTTCCGGTCAGCTTCTAACTGGAATGAAACTAATCAAACCCATCTCATTAGTCCACTCAACTGGATCATAGGAAAAATATCTGTGtgcataaaaaatatgaatctaAGAATCGACAAAAAGGGCTGAAAATGAGGCGCTCGTTCAGTCAGGTTCAGCCGTGTCCCCTTCAGGGTCGGAGCTGGTCTTCCTGTGCTCATAAATGAAAGTAAGCAGGAAGAGTGCTATGTCATGTGAGCACCAGTAGCCCGTATGCGACGTTACGGCTGACCAGTAGCGACTTTCCACCAGGCCCTCGCGCAGCTCAAAGTCAATGCGACGTTCAAGCTCCACTGGggaaacagacacacacacacacacacacacacacattggccTCATTATTTTTGGTTgggttgaatattttttaaatgaggaaaGTTTCTGTATTTCATGTGAGCAAAACTTTTAAGTATCAATATGGAgtatttttaatgacaaatcGTGTATGAATTACTTATCctcaaaatgtagttttttgctatgaattttgaatgaatttgaatgaatgaattacttatcctcaaaatttagttttttgcattttttctaaaaatgaaattaactgcAGTATAAAAAGAGCGAAACAGTTGAATATatttactatgttgtttttaaaatgtttttgaattcACCAACTGTGttcattttcttaaaatatatttgatccaaaataaatatttccagCGCAAtttggattgtaaaaaaaagaagagtacattttatgaaacattttttgattGACTCTTAACACAAAATTTGGGTTTGTATCATACATGTTATCCTAAAATTTGCAAATTAAAGAAGAGTTGGTCGGGACCATGGACCGCAGTAATGCATTGGATGCTCAAAACTTACATGATACATCTACAGTGGGTGAAGTGGGCCGAGTCATGGTAGAGAGGCCATAAGCCGACTGGCTTTCGGTGCGCTTttgctgctcatcttcttcagTATTGGACCCACCCTCTAGTCCCAAGGAGACTGAGGGTTGGCTGTTGGAACGCGAAAAGCGTGAGAAGAGGATCCCACCGATGCCTTTCCCAATACTTGCCGCTCctagagaagaagaaaaaagggaaaGAGGGAAAACTAAGCCTTGGTACTTCCTTTGCAGGACAGCATGGGATAATACGGCTCTAATATGATCTTACCCAGGATGCTGGCCTTGCCAAGGTTTGTGATGGACTCTCCGTAGTGTCTTCGGGGCAGGACGGGAGAAGTGCTGGGACTAGGGATGCTCTCTGTGTCCGACGTTGGCTCTTTAGCCAGATTGAGGAAAGTGGGCCGCACCTCGTCATAAGGTGCCGGGTTAATGGCACTACACCTGCAAACCAAAATACATTCCCCCATGTTTAGGGACATTTTTGTAACAGTTTCTAGCACAAGGCTCATGCTGCCCTACCCGATAGCCCAGATATTTGAAGACTGAAGATTGTAGTCACATGTACTAAACAAGGAGAACGTGGCAGAAATTCTTGCAACTCTTTGCTTTCAGCTTCTTGGCAGGCTCCCTAACATGTTTTCTTATTATCATATTACAAATCACAAAAGTCTTACCAATGTATCTGCACTGGGGCAACGTTGTTATAGTGTTTCAGGATGAGGGGCTCCAATCTGTAGGCCTTAAAATGAGCAGAAAAAATCTGTTAATAAGCAAGTGTGAAGGATTGTGGAACTAAGTTATGGTATTTCTACAAATATTTAGGGCAACTGACCACAGGGTCTGTCGGGTGGAAGACGTTAAAAAGGCGGCTGCAGATGGACGTGGGGAGGATGTGGTCTTGATGGCAACTGGTTCCAGGACGGATGCCCCTCAGTGCCAGGAACACGGCCAGAGGAGAACCCATGCAAAAGAAGTTTTCCACCTAAAATAAGAACAGGAAAAAGAGTAgtcattttaaattcattttaggtGCGTCACCATTGAAGTGGCCAAACCTTAAATTTTAATGGAGGAGGCGCAGATGGTTTAGAGGCTTCCAGTGTTAAAAGTTGATTCTCTAGCTCTCGTAATCTGTAAAACAGAGATAAAATAGATTTGATATAGAATTTAACAGTATTTTTGGTCTCAAATATTAATAtgatttcaaaatattccatgtATTTGGATTTacaagtaatacatttgtacttttCATGTAAATGCAGGGTTCTTGATGATATGCTAAATTTGTAGAAAAGCCCATTGACCGACTATAATTACCATAGCGCTTACAACCTGACactcatcattattttttaccTGGTCCGAGTGTGGCGCAATTGCTCCAGCAAATGCCTCTCCTCGTACGACGTCCAGTGTAAATGCAGCTCCTCTTCCACGGCGTTGTGCTCTTGAAGGCAGAATCGTACGGGGTCCCAGCCCGTCATGATGTCGTACGTGATCACGCAGCCCAGCGAATGCGACACGATGGACACTTTGCCTCCCTTCTCTTCAAATTCAGGGTTGCGCAAGCAGAACAGGCTGTACAGTCTGTTCAGCTCCTGTGTCAGTCCTTTAGTAAtctgtataaaaaataatcatgacTTAATTGACTGCTATCACGCGAGTACAATGTATGGAAAGCATCTGTAGGCGTGTGCCTGGCACTTACCTCATCACGATACAGTGGACTGTTGTAGTACATGATGTCCATGGCACTGCTGTTGAGAAGGTCCCTCAGGCCTCTCAATTTGTCTGGTGTAATGGAGTCCACTGTATCTATACAGAGACATCTCACCAAGCATTAAATAAGGCAAAATCAACATTAGTATTACCCAGAAATGCACAATTTCTCTGCAAACCTCCATCCAGTGCCAATTTGGAGCGCCACTCTACAGGAAGGAACTCCACATGCTCATCATTGTGCTCCGAAAAGTGCTTCTCCTCCATTTTTCTCACACCTTCCCTCAACCTGGGGTTGACACACAACATATTGTGTTGTATTTTGGAGGTTGGGCAGTATGAGAACAACAGGAAGAGGTTTGACGTAACATATGGACGTTTCTTCTTTGCTGTGAAAGGTGTTTGTGGACCATAATCCTCATGTAGCCGCTACTGAGGCTTAAATCGCAACATGGCTTGACTTGGTCTATTTTACCTGCTTAGCTGGGCTAAGCCTCAAACGACAACCTCGCTATCTTTTTTACACAGAGGCACACATTGGCTTTAGAAATGAACCTTTTTAGGGGTCTTGATTTAAACAATTTCAGGCTTCAGTGGTATGACACAACTGGAAAATTCTAAAATTAAATCTTGGGAGGTCATTTTTACACAGAGGTTATATTGAAAAGCAAAATGCCTATTTGCCCTTTTTACATCTGATGCCTGTCAATCAGAATCAGACAAAGCAGAAAGTTCACACCCTAATACTGAAATCCTTACTCTTATTACATGTGTGGCATCTTGTCTATGTGTGAAATTTAACACCACTATTCCAGCAATATGACATGGTTCAGATTCTGCAACAGCCTCAATATACCCAGATCAAGTTCTTCCAtctgacatttaattattaaaccACTGATAaccgtaaaaaaataataaatgtctAAGTTAGAAGCACTGTAAAAGAGGACTAAAACTCACATTCCTGTGTTTTTGATAATGCGTCCCTCGTCCATCTTCTGCCCGATTCCGTGCACCACAAAGACGATATGAGTGGTCTGTGGTGGTCTGTCTTCCGGAGATGCTTCTTCTACGTAGCCGCGGTGCAGCCGGGTTCCGCTACTAGAGGCTGGGAGAGAACGTAATGGCGTTAGGGGCGTGGTTTCACATGTTTCCATTACATCTCATGCTGTGATAAATTTCAATTTGTGTAGGCGGGATTGCAATAGGAAGGATTTCAgggtggggtttaaatacataatACTATAAAAATAAAGCATATTCCAGGAATTTGGGTTGTGAGCGTGACAGACCTTTGGAGAAGCCCAGTTTCTGTGTCACTGTGCGAGCGATTTTGGACGTGGTGGCGTCACTGTAGAGGTAGACCTCATCCACACTGTGCCAGTCCACATGCGTCCGGCTCAGCTTTAGGCTGTGGATGGCTGCAGGGTGAAGCAAAACATGTTGAGAAGATTAGTGATTGTTTTTAgccaaagacgtttggtccccggacgtttggtcgaccggatgtttggtagaaccggcggggcgtcgaccggacgtttggtagaacggactctctcgctctctctcgtgattataattttgagaggaagaaattacctggttgctcgctttcaacattaaactctctgtctttctctctcaatttgacagcgagcgaacctggcgaccaaacgtccggtcgacggcccgtccgttctaccaaacgtccggtcgaccaaacgtccggggaccaaacgtccggggaccaaacgtctttcgacgaagcgtccggtcacggtttttgTATACAAAGGGCTGGGTAAATACAGGAGGGGTAGTCAAATCCAAAGAGTTGCGAAGGTGTTGGAAGGTATAGGTTTTGTCAAATGCAGTCTGGGGGAGTGATCTGCATTTGCAAGGAAGGATGAATCAAGACAGTCACTTCTTGCTTTCGTGTCCATTCATACAAGGAGTCTATTTTAATGTTTAGGTGCTTGTAATGGATGGAGAAGAGCAAGTAAGATATACACTAACGGGAAAGAGAAACTGGTCGATTCTCCCTGCACAATACGCCCTTTGGATGTTGTGTATTGCAGCAGAGAGATCACATAAATGAGATTGATGGAGGACTTTGGCAGCGGTCCAGTGGTTGCCTTGTACAATGACAGAACCAATTTGAGAAATGAAGGCCTTAAAGTAAGCTGAAGGGCTTGAGGGACAATGCAGTATTTCCAACGACAACTAACAATTTGGCAATaagcaaaattaaaattgaatgcacagtatttttaaactaaCTTGGGACAGAGGATGGGCATAATCTAGTTTGATTTATCATGTATTTATGCAATCAATGGGTTTGCTGGCTACAATCATAATGGTAGCAAAGGGAAGTTTGAGTACACCCAAGCATGCCTACATCCATTTCAGACTATATTCAGAGAGTGTGACCAGTACAATAGACGAAATTGTCATAAAGTGAGTAGGATGAATATAATCAGATGTAGTgatgggcattttttttcttgccaagAAACACCATTTAGTGTAGTTTTCACCAGCAAAAGAAGAAACCATGCAGtgatgtgcatttttttcttgccaaGATACACACATAATTTAGTATAGTTTTCACCAGCAAAAGAAGAAACCACGTAAATAACACACCAGCACTCTAATGTGACAATCTTAATTGAGCAGCTCTTTCCAATTTTTCCATGATAAATGTTGCACTCATAAAAGAAAATACTGAAAATGGGGTTTTCCATCAAGTCTACACACATTTGTGAGTCATGAGGCAAATTTACAGCCCTCGGGGAAGCCACAATTTCAATGGAAATTATATTAGTCAAATACTGATTTGACATGCAAAAGTTGGCAATTAGCAAACAGAAGGTTTGCTAGAAAGTTTTGCACTTTTCATTTTACAGTTCAGTTAACGTTGTATTGTAAAAAGAATGGAGAAAATTAAAACAACTAAATTAGTCTCAAATGCCATAATGCATAAATTGCTAAAGGTTAGTATGAGAGAAGGCATTAGAAATAGAAACGCAACAGTTGTTGGACAAAGTTTCACATTCAGCCAGCAACGTAAAAGTCGACATCCCATTCGTCACTTCGCCGGACCACGAATTAGAAGAAGTACTTTGTGAAAGTGGAAGTAGACTCCAGTCTGCTAATCTCTGAAGTCTCAAATTCTCATTTTAAATTGCACCTAACTGGGCTAAAGAATGGAACAAGAGATTTACAATGGACATGTAATGTGCATTACCGAGGAATCAAACCCACGTTGGTACAATTAAAGAATACGCCAGAATTACTCCGATGGGAGGACATAACCCAGAGACCTCTCATCATTTGAGGTCAGTCTCTCCAGAAGTAGGCCACTACGAGGCTGAACAATACAGTCACAAAGGCGACTCTGTTCCATTCGTTCCGTGTACTTGGATCGCAACCAAGTACTTTGTTCATTCCTTTTAGAAGGGGAGCTGTGAAGGAAGTTTATTATAACTGTGATGTAAGTTGATAGATAAAACCAGGTATAGCTCAATTTGTCATTTGGAGAAAATTCTTCATTATTCTTCATTAAATAGTATGTAAAATGTCTGATAGATGTCACATTTTCTCAAAGTATGtactttcataaaaatgttcttaaagCTATTGAATATAAAACTACCATGCAGCCACGTGAGAGCAGGTGTTGTGTTTTGAGCAATCATGTGAGCTACATGGAAAACTATTTTACTAAATATGAATTTACATGTACTACTTAAGTGGaatttttgtggattttttttctgctacctATCATGCGTTCAACATATTTTCTATGTATTCATATTAGTGCATGTCATGTAGACCTGACTTAGCAAGTATCACCATGGTTTATTCACAATCAAACCAAGGGAAGTGATAGAAACAGCAGCAGTATCAAACCAGAGGTCACAGCACAAAAGGGGAAGTTCTAACAAACTAGGCCAAGATAAAGCCGCAATGGACAACTGATCCTAGGTCTAGATCTAAATACTAGATCCAGTGTAATTAAAGGGAATGTAGTCCCATAAGGTCCAAGGTTCTACGGGACGAGAGTGGATAGAGCTAGTAGGTTGAGGTGAAAAGACAGAGGAAAATtggtcttttccttttttttgtttacagtacCTTGGCAGCGTTTTCGCTTGTGACATGTCGCTCTAGCGGTCGTCTGATATCCGCTCCATTTGAACAGAAAGGGAAGGTAGAAAGAGGGCAGGTGGGAGAGGACTAACAACCAAGAGATAGTGAGTGACGACCACACACACCGCCTACCCCGGTCAATGCTGTTCAACAAGTTGGTCGGGTAGCGTTGCTATCAGATTACGGCCATGGGTATGACAGAAATTCAAAGTGACCGGGGTAGTGAATGTAGACTTTAGgttaatacatacatacatagcaTGATATTTCAGGTTCAAATGGATAGGACCCAATCAGTTTAAAACATTGAAATGCAATTCATCAATGAATTGATAAGTATAATGaacagattattattatttgtattattattaaagtTTCAAGTTTAATAAAGTGAGATAGGAATTTGGTCTTGAGGTGCAGAGATGCAATAATATAAATAAGCAGTGTCATACTAGGTAGAACTGCACTCAACCTGTTCTATTAGGTCTACGTAAATTGCAAGAAGATATCTGGGTTTGATTTTTTAAAGGCCTAACCCAGCATTTTGTAGACCAATCAGCAAGTTTTGAATACCAGGCGCGACTATATCATTGATTCCCGTGTAAAGTCGGCGGGTAGATTTTTATAAATGTCAGCGTCGTCTTCCTCCGCCGAGGTGAAAAGGCTGACGAGGAGGCAGAAAGAGACTTGCTGATTGCACAGGATTTAAGACGCCGAGTGTAAATCATTTTGCTCTGAAACCCATGAAAGAGTTGATGAATTCCACGAATCCACCCGAAACACAAACTGTGAGGTCACATATCAGTATTTGAAATTTTAGAAATGAATACGTAGGTGACAAAGTGTCTACTGTGGTCGCTAGATATGAGTTTAGCCTTTTCTTCATAGAGTAATGGCTCACCGTCTTTACTGTCGACAGTCTTCACAACCATCTCGCTGGCGTCGAATGGATCCTGCTTTTGCTGCCCACGAAAGTGGCCAAGGTGCTCACTTTCGATGAGGTCACTCTCATCTTCCTCCAAGGGTAACCACGTGCCGTAGATGAACCACTGGCCTCGCAGCACCGGAATATGGTCttgatctgcaaaaaaaattaaaatatcttGAAATGTTCATGTCATTAGATGATTGTGATAACCTGGTAATTAGGGATCAATTTATTATCTTCAGAAGTCTTTAGCATTTCGATGTAGAATCAgactttctttttaaatatagttGTATTTAACTTCATACCACATTCATGCATGCTATAATGCATACggtaactttaaaaataatgtaaactgCTCATCAATGTGACTCATTGCTTTCActatttgggttatttccttAAAATGGGAGAATAGGACTATTGCTATACTCTTTGTTACTGTTTATCTCGGGTACTTATGCAGTTGTCTGAATCACATCAACCTTCTATATGTGAAAATTGGTTGTCACGACTTTACTGGAAAAGGTTGTAATTTTAATCAGACATATCCAGCAGGGACGATTCTCAGTGGGAATTACAGTTGGGTCAGCTGTGATTAGTCTTGCACATTAGTCAGTCTACTGCTGCAGTGATTTATGACAAGGATGGGATTAATAATACTCATGTGGATCAAAGAATCTTTAAATGACCCGAATCTGCATTAATCACCATCTTTACAAGGAGAAGAATGAGATGGATGAACTGTACAAGCACAAACCGGATAGATACCATGTAAGTCATAACAAGATGGGCTGTAGAGAAGCCAAAAGAAATGTGTGCAGACCTGTTAAGGTTTCAGGCCAGATTAGATAATAACACGATGGGTTTGCCAGTACATCTGCTCTCCTGATGGATATCTTCTACTAAATGCCTTAAAGAAGACAGTAGTACCGTGACTTGAAGATTCAATTTAGTGAAATCCATTCCTTGTTGAAAATACTACATTTATGTAATATACTACGATAATGTACTGTCATTTAACTGCTTCCTTGTTCCTTCCCCCAACAACTAAAATACAATGCATTCATGTGCCTACACTATTCATTCACATTTATCTTTTTATCCAACTTCAAGATATGGACTCATAAACCTATTTGCTCTGTGCATTCAAAGTTCATAAaggtgtaataaaaaaataaaataaatgaacaccATCTTGACAGTTGATATGTTTAGTATAATTACAAAGCAGCTctgcggatgagtggttagcgcgtcggcctcacagttctggtgtcctgggttcaaatccatgtcggtccacctgtgtggactttgcatgttctccttgggcctgtgtgggttttctccgggtactccggtttcctcccacattccaaaaacatgcacggtaggctgttttggagac from Stigmatopora argus isolate UIUO_Sarg chromosome 15, RoL_Sarg_1.0, whole genome shotgun sequence carries:
- the ddhd1a gene encoding phospholipase DDHD1 isoform X1; the encoded protein is MDNYDLTSVKTKQCLPEGVTTANNNNQKWHLARSDGCERCHDLSPTDEAVLPGMSSVQPGLDALDVRLLEDLACPPSGDVNGDGPLFERRKRSRSNSSRHHFGDVVAELGPEEVRWYYKEDKKTWKPFVGHDSLNIELMYRKCGELKSATASPSKVEDQGVNGEVSMETPTVGVVGDQASLDTDVRDPDSIYVQVEPVCVRGGLYEVDVIERGCYPVYWKHQDHIPVLRGQWFIYGTWLPLEEDESDLIESEHLGHFRGQQKQDPFDASEMVVKTVDSKDVLSHLPSFYLPFLFKWSGYQTTARATCHKRKRCQAIHSLKLSRTHVDWHSVDEVYLYSDATTSKIARTVTQKLGFSKASSSGTRLHRGYVEEASPEDRPPQTTHIVFVVHGIGQKMDEGRIIKNTGMLREGVRKMEEKHFSEHNDEHVEFLPVEWRSKLALDGDTVDSITPDKLRGLRDLLNSSAMDIMYYNSPLYRDEITKGLTQELNRLYSLFCLRNPEFEEKGGKVSIVSHSLGCVITYDIMTGWDPVRFCLQEHNAVEEELHLHWTSYEERHLLEQLRHTRTRLRELENQLLTLEASKPSAPPPLKFKVENFFCMGSPLAVFLALRGIRPGTSCHQDHILPTSICSRLFNVFHPTDPVAYRLEPLILKHYNNVAPVQIHWCSAINPAPYDEVRPTFLNLAKEPTSDTESIPSPSTSPVLPRRHYGESITNLGKASILGAASIGKGIGGILFSRFSRSNSQPSVSLGLEGGSNTEEDEQQKRTESQSAYGLSTMTRPTSPTVDVSLELERRIDFELREGLVESRYWSAVTSHTGYWCSHDIALFLLTFIYEHRKTSSDPEGDTAEPD
- the ddhd1a gene encoding phospholipase DDHD1 isoform X2, coding for MDNYDLTSVKTKQCLPEGVTTANNNNQKWHLARSDGCERCHDLSPTDEAVLPGMSSVQPGLDALDVRLLEDLACPPSGDVNGDGPLFERRKRSRSNSSRHHFGDVVAELGPEEVRWYYKEDKKTWKPFVGHDSLNIELMYRKCGELKSATASPSKVEDQGVNGEVSMETPTVGVVGDQASLDTDVRDPDSIYVQVEPVCVRGGLYEVDVIERGCYPVYWKHQDHIPVLRGQWFIYGTWLPLEEDESDLIESEHLGHFRGQQKQDPFDASEMVVKTVDSKDAIHSLKLSRTHVDWHSVDEVYLYSDATTSKIARTVTQKLGFSKASSSGTRLHRGYVEEASPEDRPPQTTHIVFVVHGIGQKMDEGRIIKNTGMLREGVRKMEEKHFSEHNDEHVEFLPVEWRSKLALDGDTVDSITPDKLRGLRDLLNSSAMDIMYYNSPLYRDEITKGLTQELNRLYSLFCLRNPEFEEKGGKVSIVSHSLGCVITYDIMTGWDPVRFCLQEHNAVEEELHLHWTSYEERHLLEQLRHTRTRLRELENQLLTLEASKPSAPPPLKFKVENFFCMGSPLAVFLALRGIRPGTSCHQDHILPTSICSRLFNVFHPTDPVAYRLEPLILKHYNNVAPVQIHWCSAINPAPYDEVRPTFLNLAKEPTSDTESIPSPSTSPVLPRRHYGESITNLGKASILGAASIGKGIGGILFSRFSRSNSQPSVSLGLEGGSNTEEDEQQKRTESQSAYGLSTMTRPTSPTVDVSLELERRIDFELREGLVESRYWSAVTSHTGYWCSHDIALFLLTFIYEHRKTSSDPEGDTAEPD